In Pseudomonas deceptionensis, a single window of DNA contains:
- the mdtD gene encoding multidrug transporter subunit MdtD, with product MPVRPVLSPETLRWLPWVVAIAFFMQSLDGTILNTALPDMASDLKENPLRMQGVIVAYMLTVALLIPASGWIADRFGTKKIFFSAILLFSFGSLLCALSSTLNELIGARIVQGLGGALMLPIGRLVVLKAYPRSELVRIMGFITIPGLLGPLIGPTMGGWMVQYLSWHWIFLINLPVGVLGCWAVWHFIPDLRGSERTRFDGLGFVLFGAAMIFITIAMEGLGELHMPHLRVMLLLFAGMACLAAYWLRAGNISNPLFSPALFKTKTFAVGILGNLFARLGSGALPFLVPLLLQVALGYSPSQAGMSMLPLAAAAMLAKWVARPLIERAGYRTVLTANTFALGLMLASMGLVTEHTPYPLLLSMLAVLGAINSLQFTAMNTVTLIDLDDASASSGNSLLSVVAQLSLSLGVACAGALLGGFTGDGGGDGVDTVLGAFQLTFLTVGIMAMLAAAIFLQLSPQDGRKPKANSEHDLEH from the coding sequence ATGCCCGTACGCCCGGTTCTGAGCCCTGAAACCCTGCGTTGGCTGCCATGGGTAGTAGCCATCGCATTTTTCATGCAGTCCCTCGACGGCACCATCCTCAACACCGCCCTGCCCGACATGGCCAGCGACCTGAAAGAAAACCCGCTGCGCATGCAAGGGGTGATCGTTGCGTACATGCTCACCGTGGCCCTGCTGATCCCCGCTTCGGGCTGGATCGCCGACCGCTTCGGCACCAAAAAAATCTTCTTCAGCGCCATCCTCCTGTTCAGCTTCGGCTCGTTGCTCTGTGCCTTGTCCAGCACCCTCAACGAGCTGATCGGCGCACGGATCGTCCAGGGCCTGGGCGGTGCCTTGATGCTGCCCATCGGGCGACTGGTAGTGCTCAAGGCTTACCCGCGCTCGGAACTGGTGCGCATCATGGGCTTTATCACCATCCCCGGCCTGCTCGGCCCGCTGATCGGCCCGACCATGGGCGGCTGGATGGTGCAGTACCTGAGCTGGCACTGGATCTTCCTGATCAACCTGCCGGTGGGCGTTCTCGGTTGCTGGGCGGTGTGGCACTTCATTCCGGATTTGCGCGGCAGCGAGCGCACCCGTTTCGACGGGCTGGGCTTTGTGCTGTTCGGTGCAGCGATGATTTTCATCACCATTGCCATGGAGGGCCTGGGTGAGCTGCACATGCCCCATCTGCGCGTAATGCTCTTGCTGTTCGCCGGTATGGCGTGCCTGGCCGCCTATTGGCTGCGGGCGGGCAATATCAGCAACCCGCTGTTCTCGCCGGCCCTGTTTAAAACCAAAACCTTTGCGGTGGGCATTCTGGGCAACCTGTTTGCGCGCCTGGGCAGCGGCGCCCTGCCATTTCTGGTGCCGCTGCTGCTGCAAGTCGCCCTGGGTTACTCCCCGTCACAGGCCGGGATGAGCATGCTGCCGCTGGCAGCCGCCGCCATGCTGGCCAAGTGGGTCGCCCGACCGCTGATTGAACGCGCGGGTTATCGCACTGTGCTTACCGCCAACACCTTTGCCCTGGGCCTGATGCTCGCAAGCATGGGCCTGGTCACCGAGCACACGCCTTACCCGCTGTTGTTGTCGATGCTGGCGGTGTTGGGGGCGATCAACTCGTTGCAGTTCACCGCGATGAATACCGTCACCCTGATCGACCTCGATGACGCCAGCGCCAGCAGCGGCAACAGTTTGCTGTCGGTGGTGGCGCAATTGTCCCTGAGCCTGGGCGTTGCCTGCGCCGGGGCCTTGCTAGGCGGTTTTACGGGCGATGGCGGTGGCGACGGGGTGGATACAGTGCTCGGCGCGTTCCAGCTGACCTTCCTGACAGTCGGGATCATGGCAATGCTGGCAGCGGCGATTTTCCTGCAACTTTCACCGCAGGACGGCCGTAAACCCAAAGCCAATTCGGAGCATGACCTGGAACATTAA
- a CDS encoding RraA family protein, with the protein MFDVVSSSKWPTGFLINPNAEPLDPKWLTEFSKIPAAAVSDCLGRNVGGLGLKPFHGTRPMLGSALTVRVRPGDNLMILKAMQMARPGDVLVIDGSADLTRAVFGGIMRAMALKAGIVGVVINGALRDLDEWQTGELPAYAIGGVHRGPSTDGGGEINVPISCAGMLVMPGDLMIGDGDGVVAASRSELPELLKRCHDLLAREQATLAAIEAGTLDPDRFDAILRAKGCPV; encoded by the coding sequence ATGTTTGATGTCGTCTCTTCGAGCAAATGGCCGACCGGCTTCCTGATTAATCCAAACGCAGAACCTCTCGATCCAAAATGGCTCACAGAATTCAGCAAAATCCCGGCAGCCGCTGTCAGTGACTGTCTGGGCCGTAACGTCGGCGGTCTGGGCCTCAAGCCGTTCCACGGCACCCGTCCGATGCTGGGCAGCGCACTGACCGTCCGGGTTCGTCCGGGCGACAACCTGATGATCCTTAAAGCCATGCAGATGGCCCGCCCGGGCGATGTGCTGGTGATCGACGGCAGTGCCGACCTGACCCGTGCCGTGTTCGGCGGCATCATGCGCGCCATGGCCCTCAAGGCAGGGATTGTCGGCGTGGTGATCAACGGCGCCCTGCGCGACCTCGACGAATGGCAAACCGGTGAACTGCCGGCCTATGCCATCGGCGGCGTACACCGCGGCCCGAGCACTGACGGCGGCGGCGAAATCAACGTGCCGATCTCGTGTGCCGGCATGCTGGTAATGCCCGGTGACCTGATGATCGGCGACGGCGACGGCGTGGTCGCGGCTTCTCGCTCCGAGCTGCCAGAACTGCTCAAGCGCTGCCATGACCTGCTGGCCCGTGAACAGGCGACGCTTGCCGCCATCGAAGCCGGTACCCTGGACCCTGATCGCTTTGACGCCATCCTGCGCGCCAAGGGTTGCCCGGTTTAA
- the betA gene encoding choline dehydrogenase, which produces MSQEFDYIIIGAGSAGNTLATRLTEDQGVTVLLLEAGGPDYRFDFRTQMPAALAFPLQGRRYNWAFETDPEPHMDNRRMECGRGKGLGGSSLINGMCYIRGNAMDYDGWAKLPGLEDWDYLNCLPYFRKAETRDIGPNDYHGGDGPVSVTTPKQGNNVLFHAMVEAGVQAGYPRTEDLNGYQQEGFGPMDRTVTPNGRRASTARGYLDTAKQRSTLTIVTHALTDKIEFEGKRAVGVSYMVGDSNTRILAKARKEVLLCSGAIGSPTVLQRSGVGPSELLKSLDIPVVHDLPGVGQNLQDHLELYLQYACTQPVSLYPSLLWYNQPAIGAEWLFLGKGIGASNQFEAGGFIRTREEFEWPNIQYHFLPVAINYNGSNGVKEHGFQAHMGSMRSPSRGRINVKSKDPREYPSILFNYMAAEQDWQEFRDGIRLTREIMQQPALDAYRGREISPGIDKQTDEELDTFIREHAETAFHPSCSCKMGTDEMAVVDGEGRVHGMQGLRVVDASIMPLITTGNLNAPTIMIAEKIADKIRGRQPLPRSTADYYVAGDAPVRGKPLREVSLTAQ; this is translated from the coding sequence ATGTCCCAAGAATTCGATTACATCATCATCGGTGCCGGCTCTGCCGGTAACACCCTGGCGACCCGTCTGACTGAAGACCAAGGCGTCACCGTGCTGCTGCTTGAAGCAGGCGGCCCGGACTACCGTTTCGACTTCCGCACCCAGATGCCTGCGGCGCTGGCGTTTCCGCTGCAAGGCCGTCGCTACAACTGGGCCTTCGAAACCGATCCAGAGCCACACATGGACAATCGCCGCATGGAATGTGGCCGTGGCAAAGGTCTGGGCGGTTCGTCCCTGATCAACGGCATGTGCTACATCCGCGGTAACGCGATGGACTACGACGGCTGGGCAAAACTGCCAGGCCTCGAAGACTGGGATTACCTGAACTGCCTGCCGTACTTCCGCAAAGCCGAAACCCGCGACATCGGCCCCAACGATTACCACGGCGGCGATGGCCCGGTCAGCGTGACCACGCCCAAGCAGGGCAACAACGTATTGTTCCACGCCATGGTTGAAGCAGGCGTACAAGCCGGCTACCCGCGCACCGAAGACCTGAACGGCTACCAGCAGGAAGGTTTCGGCCCGATGGACCGTACCGTGACGCCAAACGGTCGTCGCGCCAGCACCGCGCGCGGTTACCTGGACACGGCCAAGCAGCGTTCGACCCTGACCATCGTCACCCACGCCCTGACCGACAAGATCGAATTTGAAGGCAAGCGCGCTGTTGGCGTTTCCTACATGGTCGGCGACAGCAATACCCGGATTCTGGCCAAGGCCCGTAAAGAAGTCCTGCTGTGCAGCGGCGCAATCGGTTCGCCAACCGTGCTGCAACGCTCCGGTGTGGGCCCGTCCGAACTGCTGAAAAGCCTCGACATTCCAGTGGTCCACGACCTGCCGGGTGTTGGCCAGAACTTGCAGGATCACCTTGAGCTGTACCTGCAGTACGCGTGCACCCAGCCGGTTTCGCTGTACCCGTCGCTGCTCTGGTACAACCAGCCGGCCATTGGTGCCGAGTGGCTGTTCCTGGGCAAAGGCATTGGCGCCAGCAACCAGTTTGAAGCCGGTGGTTTTATCCGCACCCGTGAAGAATTCGAATGGCCGAACATTCAGTACCACTTCCTGCCGGTAGCGATTAACTACAACGGCAGCAATGGCGTGAAAGAGCACGGTTTCCAGGCGCACATGGGTTCCATGCGTTCGCCGAGCCGTGGCCGGATCAACGTGAAGTCCAAGGACCCGCGTGAGTACCCGAGCATCCTGTTCAACTACATGGCCGCCGAGCAAGACTGGCAGGAGTTCCGTGACGGCATCCGCCTGACCCGCGAAATCATGCAACAGCCTGCGCTGGATGCTTACCGTGGCCGCGAAATCAGCCCGGGCATCGACAAGCAGACCGACGAAGAGCTGGATACCTTTATCCGCGAACACGCCGAGACGGCCTTCCACCCGTCCTGCTCGTGCAAGATGGGCACCGACGAGATGGCTGTAGTAGACGGCGAAGGCCGTGTACACGGGATGCAGGGTCTGCGTGTGGTCGATGCCTCGATCATGCCGCTGATCACCACCGGCAACCTGAACGCGCCGACGATCATGATCGCCGAGAAAATCGCCGACAAGATCCGTGGCCGCCAGCCACTGCCGCGCAGCACTGCCGACTACTACGTAGCAGGCGATGCTCCGGTACGCGGCAAGCCACTGCGTGAAGTGAGCCTTACCGCGCAGTAA
- the betB gene encoding betaine-aldehyde dehydrogenase, with product MARFELQKLYIDGGYTDASSDATFDAINPANGEVLAQVQRATKEDVERAVVSAEKGQKIWAAMTSMERSRILRRAVDILRERNDELAALETLDTGKSYSETRYVDIVTGADVLEYYAGLATAIQGEQIPLRDTSFVYTRREPLGVVAGIGAWNYPIQIALWKSAPALAAGNAMIFKPSEVTSLTTLKLAEIFTAAGLPDGVFNVLTGSGREVGTWLTEHPRIEKVSFTGGTETGKKVTASATSSSLKDVTMELGGKSPLIIFDDADLDRAADTAMMANFYSSGQVCTNGTRVFIPTAMKAAFEAKILERVARIRIGNPEDENTNFGPLVSFAHMESVLGYIAKGKEEGARVLCGGERLTQGDLAKGAFVAPTVFTDCTDGMTIVKEEIFGPVMSILTYDTEEEVIRRANDTEFGLAAGVVTKDLNRAHRVIHQLEAGICWINAWGESDAKMPVGGYKQSGIGRENGISSLAQYTQIKSVQVELGDYVSVF from the coding sequence ATGGCCCGTTTCGAACTGCAAAAACTCTACATCGACGGCGGTTACACCGACGCCAGCAGCGATGCAACCTTCGATGCCATCAACCCGGCTAACGGCGAAGTCCTCGCTCAAGTGCAACGCGCCACCAAAGAAGACGTTGAGCGCGCCGTTGTCAGCGCTGAAAAAGGCCAGAAAATCTGGGCTGCCATGACCTCCATGGAGCGTTCGCGCATCCTGCGTCGCGCCGTGGACATCCTGCGCGAGCGCAACGATGAACTGGCTGCTCTGGAAACCCTGGACACCGGCAAGTCGTACTCCGAAACCCGCTACGTCGACATCGTGACCGGCGCTGACGTGCTGGAATACTACGCAGGCCTGGCAACCGCCATTCAGGGCGAGCAAATCCCGCTGCGCGATACTTCGTTCGTTTACACCCGTCGCGAGCCGCTGGGCGTTGTGGCCGGTATCGGCGCATGGAACTACCCGATCCAGATCGCTTTGTGGAAATCCGCTCCAGCGCTGGCCGCCGGTAACGCGATGATCTTCAAGCCAAGCGAAGTCACTTCCCTGACAACCCTGAAACTGGCTGAGATCTTCACCGCAGCCGGCCTGCCAGACGGCGTGTTCAACGTCCTGACCGGCAGCGGCCGTGAAGTCGGCACCTGGCTGACCGAACACCCGCGCATCGAAAAAGTGTCGTTCACCGGCGGCACCGAAACCGGCAAAAAAGTAACCGCCAGCGCCACCAGCTCCTCGTTGAAAGACGTGACCATGGAACTGGGCGGCAAGTCGCCACTGATCATTTTTGACGACGCCGACCTGGATCGCGCAGCTGACACTGCAATGATGGCCAACTTCTACAGCTCGGGCCAGGTGTGCACCAACGGCACTCGCGTGTTTATCCCGACTGCAATGAAAGCCGCATTCGAGGCCAAGATCCTGGAGCGTGTTGCACGCATCCGCATCGGTAACCCGGAAGACGAAAACACCAATTTCGGCCCGCTGGTCAGCTTTGCTCACATGGAAAGTGTGCTGGGCTACATTGCCAAGGGCAAGGAAGAAGGCGCCCGCGTACTGTGCGGCGGTGAACGTCTGACCCAGGGCGACCTGGCCAAGGGCGCATTCGTTGCACCTACCGTGTTCACTGACTGCACCGACGGGATGACCATCGTCAAAGAAGAAATCTTTGGCCCGGTGATGAGCATCCTCACCTACGACACCGAAGAAGAAGTGATCCGCCGCGCCAACGACACCGAGTTCGGTTTGGCTGCCGGCGTCGTGACCAAGGACCTGAACCGCGCCCACCGCGTGATTCATCAACTGGAAGCGGGCATTTGCTGGATCAACGCCTGGGGCGAGTCCGACGCAAAAATGCCGGTAGGCGGTTACAAGCAATCGGGCATCGGCCGTGAAAACGGCATCAGCTCGCTGGCGCAGTACACCCAGATCAAATCGGTACAGGTCGAGCTGGGCGACTACGTTTCGGTGTTCTAA
- a CDS encoding BCCT family transporter, with amino-acid sequence MFYTSTALILLLTAILIAAPEEAGRILGIAQEWLSRSFGWYYMVVIAAYLIFVVGLAFSSYGKLKLGTKQDTPDFSYGAWAGMLFSSGIGISLLYFGASEPLDHYFNPPEGVSGSHEAARQALQLTFLHWGLHGWAIYALVGLAVAYFAYRHNQPLALRSALYPLMGERWVKGAAGHAVDGFGMFVTLLGLVTNLGIGSMQVSSGLENLFGMEHSNTNLLIVIIVMSTVATIAAVSGVENGIRRLSNLNIVLFSGLLIFVLLFGPTLHLLNGFVQNTGDYLNGIVMKTFDLYVYTGDTKKTEGWLGLWTLFYWAWWISWAPFVGMFIARISRGRTVRELVAGVLLIPLGFTLAWLSIFGNSALDLVVNHGAVELGRTALEQPSMAIYQLLEHYPASKIVIGVSIFVGFVLFLTPADSGAVMMANLSCKGGDVDEDAPHWLRIFWSAVITLVTIGLLFAGNFAAMQTMVVLAGLPFSVVLILFMFGLHKAMRQDTQMEQEQAELAARGRRGFSERLSAQDLQPTQAVVQRFMDKHVTPALEDAAVQLRSQGLDVQTLLGSAKRCMGVRVEMEEGNPFVYEVSLDGYLAAPSESEQDEVRSRYYRAEVYLHNGNQEYDLMGFTQEQISRDVLDQFESHRQLLGRVYS; translated from the coding sequence GTGTTTTACACCTCCACTGCCTTGATACTTTTGCTGACTGCCATTTTGATCGCTGCCCCCGAAGAAGCAGGCCGCATTCTGGGCATCGCCCAAGAGTGGCTGTCGCGCAGTTTCGGCTGGTACTACATGGTGGTGATCGCCGCTTACCTGATCTTTGTGGTCGGGCTGGCGTTTTCGTCCTACGGCAAATTGAAACTGGGGACCAAGCAAGACACCCCGGACTTCAGCTATGGCGCCTGGGCCGGGATGCTGTTCTCGTCCGGTATCGGTATTTCGCTGCTGTACTTCGGCGCTTCCGAGCCGCTGGACCACTACTTCAACCCGCCTGAAGGCGTGTCGGGCAGCCATGAAGCGGCGCGCCAGGCGTTGCAGCTGACCTTCTTGCACTGGGGCCTGCACGGCTGGGCGATCTATGCACTGGTCGGTCTGGCCGTGGCTTACTTTGCCTACCGTCACAACCAGCCGCTGGCATTGCGTTCGGCGCTGTACCCGTTGATGGGCGAACGCTGGGTCAAAGGTGCTGCGGGGCATGCGGTCGACGGCTTCGGCATGTTCGTGACCTTGCTCGGCCTGGTGACGAACCTGGGAATCGGCTCGATGCAAGTGTCGTCCGGGCTTGAGAACCTGTTCGGCATGGAGCACAGCAATACCAACCTGCTGATCGTGATCATCGTGATGAGCACCGTGGCGACCATTGCCGCAGTGTCGGGCGTTGAAAACGGCATCCGCCGCCTGTCCAACCTGAACATCGTACTGTTCAGCGGCCTGCTGATTTTCGTGCTGCTGTTTGGCCCGACCCTGCACCTGCTCAACGGTTTTGTGCAAAACACCGGCGATTACCTCAACGGTATCGTCATGAAAACCTTCGATCTGTACGTGTACACCGGCGACACCAAAAAGACGGAAGGCTGGCTGGGCCTGTGGACCCTGTTCTACTGGGCGTGGTGGATTTCCTGGGCCCCGTTTGTCGGCATGTTTATCGCGCGTATTTCCCGTGGTCGTACCGTGCGTGAGCTGGTCGCGGGCGTGTTGCTGATTCCGCTGGGCTTCACCCTGGCGTGGTTGTCGATCTTCGGTAACTCGGCACTGGACCTGGTGGTTAACCACGGTGCGGTGGAGCTGGGCAGAACAGCGCTTGAGCAGCCGTCCATGGCGATTTACCAACTGCTTGAGCACTACCCGGCGTCGAAAATCGTGATCGGCGTATCGATCTTTGTCGGCTTCGTCCTGTTCCTGACCCCGGCGGATTCCGGCGCGGTGATGATGGCCAACTTGTCGTGCAAAGGCGGCGATGTGGACGAAGACGCGCCGCACTGGCTGCGGATCTTCTGGTCGGCGGTGATCACCCTGGTGACCATCGGCCTGCTGTTCGCGGGTAACTTTGCGGCCATGCAAACCATGGTGGTACTGGCCGGTCTGCCGTTCTCGGTGGTGTTGATCCTGTTTATGTTTGGCCTGCACAAAGCCATGCGTCAGGACACCCAGATGGAACAGGAACAAGCCGAGCTGGCTGCCCGTGGCCGTCGTGGTTTCAGCGAGCGGTTGAGCGCACAAGACCTGCAGCCGACCCAGGCCGTGGTACAGCGCTTTATGGACAAGCACGTGACCCCGGCACTGGAAGATGCGGCGGTGCAACTGCGCAGCCAGGGCCTGGACGTGCAGACCCTGCTGGGCAGCGCCAAGCGTTGCATGGGCGTGCGGGTGGAGATGGAGGAAGGCAACCCGTTTGTCTACGAAGTCAGCCTGGACGGCTACCTGGCCGCGCCGAGCGAGTCTGAACAGGATGAAGTGCGCAGCCGTTACTACCGGGCCGAGGTGTATTTGCACAACGGTAACCAGGAGTACGACCTGATGGGCTTCACCCAGGAGCAAATCAGCCGTGACGTGCTCGATCAGTTTGAAAGCCATCGCCAGCTCCTTGGCAGGGTGTATAGCTAA
- the betI gene encoding transcriptional regulator BetI, producing MPKVGMQPIRRQQLIEATLTAVDQVGMADASIALIARLAGVSNGIISHYFKDKNGLIAATMRYLMNALIDNVTERRQALSDESPRAHLQVIVEGNFDASQVSGPAMKTWLAFWAASMHQPSLHRLQRINDHRLYSNLCCQFRRVLPLAEARNAARGLAALIDGLWLRGALSGDAFDTEQAQRICYEYMDLQLAKQVS from the coding sequence ATGCCCAAGGTCGGTATGCAACCCATACGCCGCCAGCAGTTGATCGAAGCCACGTTGACGGCTGTCGATCAGGTCGGCATGGCAGATGCCAGCATTGCGCTGATTGCCCGTTTGGCCGGTGTGTCTAACGGCATCATCAGTCACTACTTCAAAGACAAGAACGGTCTGATTGCCGCCACCATGCGGTACTTGATGAACGCCTTGATCGACAACGTTACCGAGCGGCGCCAGGCGCTAAGCGATGAAAGCCCACGGGCTCATCTGCAGGTGATTGTTGAAGGCAACTTCGACGCCAGTCAGGTCAGTGGCCCGGCGATGAAAACCTGGCTGGCCTTTTGGGCCGCCAGCATGCACCAACCGTCGCTACACCGATTGCAGCGGATCAACGATCACCGCCTGTACTCGAACCTGTGCTGTCAATTTCGTCGTGTCCTGCCGTTGGCCGAAGCCCGCAACGCAGCACGCGGCCTTGCTGCGCTGATCGATGGTCTATGGTTGCGGGGTGCCCTGTCGGGAGACGCTTTCGACACCGAGCAGGCACAACGCATCTGCTACGAATATATGGATCTACAACTGGCGAAACAGGTGAGTTAG
- a CDS encoding TldD/PmbA family protein: MSTPLSQAEQFKALVQWLGEAIRPPEQFTLGYDAEASEFIRFNKGKVRQAGLVQQASLSLKLINDGRHADVSLTLAGELDVDCQRLADALQQLRDTLPMLPADPYLLLNPQPWHSDNVQGRPLPDTARVLEEIRSACEGVDLVGFYASGPISYGYASSEGAFGWHQANSFNFDWSLFHSNGQAVKASYAGADWDSERFARRMQLAREQLSFLDRPLHALAPGEYRAYLAPAALEEVMSMLCWGGFSAQALASKSSPLQKLYAGDAQLSPLVSFDEQVSQSLSPAFSGEGYPRQDLSLVKHGKANQQLVGSRSAAEYGLQVNGAPWGEAPSALAMAAGTLEQADILKQLGTGLYISNLWYLNYSDQPAARLTGMTRFATFWVENGEIKAPVNTMRFDDSVYSLLGSQLEALTVERELLLSSSTYDQRQTASNLLPGALVKKLTLTL; this comes from the coding sequence ATGAGTACCCCATTGAGTCAGGCCGAGCAGTTCAAAGCATTGGTGCAGTGGCTGGGCGAAGCGATCCGCCCGCCTGAGCAGTTCACCCTGGGCTATGACGCCGAGGCCTCGGAATTTATCCGTTTCAACAAGGGCAAGGTGCGTCAGGCCGGGCTTGTGCAGCAAGCAAGCCTGAGCCTCAAGCTGATCAACGACGGCCGCCACGCTGATGTCAGCCTCACCCTGGCAGGCGAGCTGGACGTCGACTGCCAACGCCTGGCCGACGCATTGCAGCAACTGCGCGATACCCTGCCGATGTTGCCCGCCGACCCTTATTTACTGCTGAACCCGCAGCCCTGGCACAGCGATAACGTTCAGGGCCGACCACTGCCGGACACCGCCCGGGTACTGGAAGAAATCCGCAGCGCCTGCGAGGGTGTGGATCTGGTGGGCTTTTATGCCAGCGGCCCTATCAGCTACGGCTACGCCAGCTCCGAAGGCGCATTCGGCTGGCACCAGGCCAACAGCTTCAACTTCGACTGGAGCCTGTTTCACAGCAACGGCCAAGCGGTGAAAGCCAGCTACGCCGGAGCCGACTGGGACAGCGAGCGTTTCGCCCGGCGCATGCAACTGGCCCGCGAGCAACTGAGCTTTCTGGATCGCCCGCTGCATGCCCTGGCCCCAGGCGAGTACCGCGCCTACCTGGCCCCGGCGGCGCTGGAAGAAGTGATGAGCATGCTGTGCTGGGGCGGTTTTTCGGCCCAGGCACTGGCCAGCAAGTCCAGCCCGTTGCAAAAGCTCTACGCCGGGGATGCACAACTAAGCCCTCTGGTGTCTTTTGACGAGCAGGTCAGCCAGTCCCTGAGCCCGGCGTTTTCCGGTGAGGGTTACCCGCGTCAGGACTTGTCGCTGGTCAAACACGGCAAAGCCAACCAGCAACTGGTGGGCTCGCGCAGCGCCGCCGAATATGGCCTGCAGGTCAACGGCGCACCGTGGGGCGAAGCACCGAGCGCACTGGCAATGGCGGCGGGTACGCTGGAGCAGGCCGATATCCTCAAGCAATTGGGCACCGGGCTGTACATCAGCAACCTGTGGTACTTGAACTACTCGGACCAGCCGGCGGCGCGTCTGACCGGCATGACCCGCTTCGCGACGTTCTGGGTCGAAAACGGCGAGATAAAGGCCCCGGTCAACACCATGCGCTTTGATGACAGCGTCTATAGTCTGCTGGGCTCGCAACTCGAAGCGTTGACAGTCGAGCGCGAATTGTTGCTGTCGTCCAGCACGTACGACCAGCGCCAGACGGCCTCGAACCTGCTGCCGGGAGCGTTGGTCAAGAAGCTGACATTGACGCTGTAG
- a CDS encoding TldD/PmbA family protein yields MFDFYPQLKQRFAALRTRAEFFSLRYVRESGQYLSVRKNVAEPPSFNHDQGAMLTVRLKGVEAYAATNDLSLAGLQAALERAEAQAQLIAAHALLDLSQEPVSHERADYFSPDLDQTFPSLNQCFELLGAESAAVPKDERLVSWDVSLGLNHVEQIYLNSAGAELRRAQRFVFPGMSVTAYDGNDSQTRSLGRENFGQQGGADVISRCGLIGAAPKVADQALKLLLAPNTPAGKRDLLLMPDQMILQIHESIGHPLELDRILGDERNYAGTSFVKTSDFGSLQYGSKLLNVTFDPDIPEQLASYSFDDDGTPAHKEYLIREGLLLRPLGGALSQFRSGLEGVANSRACGWNRPPIDRMANLNIEPGDQSMDQLIGGIENGILMATNRSWSIDDARNKFQFGCEWGQLIENGELKGVVKNPNYRGISEQFWRNLSAVGDASTFKVLGTPNCGKGEPNQVIRVGHASPACVFSNIDVFGGDA; encoded by the coding sequence ATGTTCGATTTCTACCCTCAGCTCAAGCAGCGCTTTGCCGCGCTGCGCACCCGGGCCGAGTTCTTTTCGCTGCGCTATGTACGTGAGTCCGGGCAATACCTGTCGGTACGCAAGAACGTCGCAGAACCTCCTTCATTCAATCACGACCAGGGCGCCATGCTGACGGTGCGGCTCAAGGGCGTCGAAGCCTACGCCGCCACCAATGACCTGTCCCTGGCCGGGTTGCAGGCGGCCCTCGAACGTGCCGAAGCCCAGGCGCAACTGATTGCCGCCCATGCACTGCTCGACCTGAGCCAGGAGCCGGTGTCCCACGAGCGCGCTGACTACTTCTCACCCGATCTCGATCAGACCTTCCCGTCACTCAACCAGTGCTTTGAGCTGCTCGGTGCCGAATCCGCCGCCGTGCCCAAGGACGAGCGGCTGGTGAGCTGGGACGTATCGCTCGGCCTCAATCACGTCGAGCAAATCTATCTCAACAGCGCAGGCGCCGAGTTGCGCCGGGCGCAGCGTTTTGTATTCCCGGGCATGAGCGTCACCGCCTATGACGGCAACGACAGCCAGACCCGCAGCCTGGGCCGCGAAAACTTTGGCCAGCAAGGCGGCGCCGATGTCATCAGCCGCTGCGGGCTGATCGGCGCTGCCCCCAAAGTCGCCGATCAGGCCCTCAAGCTGCTGCTGGCCCCCAACACCCCGGCGGGCAAACGCGACCTGCTGCTGATGCCCGACCAGATGATCCTGCAAATCCACGAGTCCATCGGCCACCCGCTGGAACTGGACCGCATCCTCGGTGACGAACGCAATTACGCCGGCACCAGCTTCGTCAAAACCAGCGACTTCGGCAGCCTGCAGTACGGCTCCAAACTGCTGAACGTGACCTTCGACCCTGATATTCCGGAGCAGCTGGCCAGCTACAGTTTCGATGACGACGGCACCCCGGCGCACAAGGAATACCTGATTCGCGAAGGTTTGCTGTTGCGCCCGTTGGGCGGCGCGCTGTCGCAGTTCCGTTCGGGCCTTGAAGGCGTGGCCAACAGCCGCGCGTGTGGCTGGAATCGACCGCCGATTGACCGCATGGCCAACCTCAATATCGAACCCGGCGATCAGTCGATGGACCAATTGATTGGCGGGATCGAAAACGGAATCCTGATGGCCACCAACCGCTCATGGTCGATTGACGATGCGCGCAACAAGTTCCAGTTCGGGTGTGAGTGGGGTCAGTTGATCGAGAACGGCGAGCTCAAGGGCGTGGTGAAAAACCCGAACTACCGCGGTATTTCCGAGCAGTTCTGGCGCAACCTCAGCGCCGTGGGCGACGCCAGTACCTTCAAGGTGCTGGGCACCCCGAACTGCGGCAAGGGCGAACCCAACCAGGTAATCCGCGTGGGGCATGCGTCCCCGGCGTGTGTGTTCAGCAATATTGACGTGTTTGGAGGCGATGCCTGA